The following coding sequences are from one Vibrio syngnathi window:
- a CDS encoding tRNA-uridine aminocarboxypropyltransferase, whose translation MSNQQACHGCGFTHQCVCHLIPTVESQTDIVLLTHENELLRDTNTGKLLQQSLEQCQSLVWQRKTPPAELMALLEDETRQPFLLFPSDKSIECQQAVMTQAMSRKPLFIILDGTWQEAKKMLNKSSWLQAVPQVHLDITSESSYTLRRNQDSGHLCTCEVGIELLKSLGESEPAKLIDDYYQQYLKVFHADKCGHALK comes from the coding sequence ATGAGTAACCAACAAGCTTGCCATGGTTGTGGCTTCACTCACCAGTGCGTTTGTCATCTAATACCGACGGTCGAAAGCCAAACCGATATTGTACTATTAACTCATGAGAATGAGCTGTTACGAGACACCAACACCGGAAAGTTACTTCAGCAATCCCTTGAGCAGTGTCAGTCCTTGGTATGGCAAAGGAAAACACCACCAGCAGAGCTAATGGCACTGCTTGAAGATGAAACACGACAACCGTTTCTTTTATTCCCGAGTGATAAAAGCATCGAGTGTCAGCAAGCAGTGATGACCCAAGCCATGAGTCGAAAGCCGCTATTCATTATCTTGGATGGTACATGGCAAGAAGCGAAGAAGATGCTTAACAAGAGCTCGTGGTTGCAAGCTGTCCCACAAGTTCACCTCGACATCACCAGCGAATCCTCTTACACCTTGCGCCGCAATCAAGACAGTGGCCATTTGTGCACTTGCGAAGTGGGCATTGAATTGCTCAAATCTTTAGGTGAAAGTGAACCTGCCAAGCTCATTGATGACTATTACCAACAGTATCTAAAAGTCTTCCACGCTGACAAGTGTGGCCATGCTCTCAAATAG
- a CDS encoding COG3650 family protein, translated as MKVMKNPVTWLVAFALQGCVTAPDTPQQPELPPATLDEPLSIQPQTFIMRGQVVVGHESRTFTPCGSQQQYWLDLSPELALEAQGLATRPYQALYGELIGHLTVPSQTGYNADFTARFVVDQVNILTAENPNRCDQPLRSTRVFGNEPFWSATFDKDQLKYTKMGEQPQNLDIESSRTTPSSRDYQLEGKAAQGKLNLTKESCSDGMSDSIYGWHAKLNLNDSNYNGCATVSNQDPTLDWSGLYFASSTQNTGFSINLELNDDHSAITTYSYSNGDPSIVEQGFWQQLNQNQVQVVMTRHQQQYLISERIFTLDNGKLVTKKEKVGNVVYPIANGGLVLFEAKSVQAQVNTTANVDLNAKQVNSSDQLDPKVDQAIREYFKINNTSPDNAKYRWLTYDLNGDGKEELFAQLDWCGSGGCTLLIFENHQDNWRFNSRVTLVKDDIRLGKSQNHGWQDLIFNVSGGGTTPAKHTLSYSGVSYPLNPSVAPIANDADISDVVLFADGISPAQSGVKL; from the coding sequence ATGAAGGTAATGAAAAACCCAGTGACATGGCTAGTCGCGTTCGCTCTACAAGGCTGTGTTACGGCACCTGATACGCCGCAACAACCTGAATTGCCCCCAGCAACCTTGGATGAGCCACTGAGCATTCAACCGCAAACCTTCATCATGCGTGGTCAGGTGGTGGTTGGTCATGAAAGCCGAACCTTCACTCCTTGCGGCAGCCAGCAACAATACTGGTTAGACTTATCTCCAGAGTTAGCGCTGGAAGCACAAGGCTTAGCAACCCGACCTTACCAAGCCTTATATGGCGAGCTGATTGGACACCTAACAGTGCCGAGCCAAACGGGTTATAACGCAGATTTCACGGCACGTTTCGTGGTTGATCAAGTGAATATCCTAACCGCAGAAAACCCTAATCGTTGTGACCAACCACTGCGTTCAACACGAGTATTCGGTAATGAACCCTTCTGGTCAGCAACCTTCGATAAAGATCAGCTGAAATACACCAAGATGGGCGAACAGCCACAGAACCTCGATATTGAATCAAGCCGCACCACACCAAGCAGTCGTGATTACCAATTAGAAGGTAAAGCAGCGCAAGGCAAACTCAACCTTACCAAAGAGAGTTGTAGCGACGGCATGAGTGATTCTATCTATGGATGGCATGCCAAGCTTAACCTCAATGACAGTAACTATAATGGCTGTGCAACAGTCTCTAACCAAGATCCAACATTGGACTGGAGCGGACTCTACTTCGCTAGCTCAACGCAGAACACTGGATTCTCTATCAACCTTGAGCTCAACGATGACCATAGCGCCATTACGACATACTCGTACAGCAATGGAGACCCTTCGATTGTTGAACAAGGCTTCTGGCAGCAACTGAACCAAAATCAGGTACAAGTGGTTATGACTCGCCACCAGCAGCAATACCTGATCTCAGAGCGCATCTTCACACTCGATAACGGCAAACTGGTTACTAAAAAAGAGAAAGTGGGTAACGTCGTCTACCCGATTGCCAATGGCGGTCTGGTGCTATTCGAAGCCAAAAGTGTACAAGCGCAAGTAAACACCACCGCTAACGTTGATCTAAACGCAAAACAGGTGAACTCCAGCGATCAACTTGATCCAAAAGTCGACCAAGCGATCCGCGAATACTTTAAGATCAATAACACCTCACCAGACAATGCTAAGTACCGCTGGTTAACCTACGACCTCAACGGTGACGGCAAAGAAGAGCTGTTTGCACAACTAGATTGGTGTGGTTCTGGTGGCTGTACACTGCTGATTTTCGAAAACCATCAAGATAACTGGCGCTTCAATAGCCGAGTGACACTGGTTAAGGACGACATACGCTTAGGTAAATCGCAAAACCACGGATGGCAAGATCTGATCTTCAATGTCAGCGGCGGCGGTACAACACCTGCGAAACACACATTGTCCTACTCTGGTGTCAGCTACCCGCTAAACCCGAGTGTTGCTCCAATTGCAAATGATGCTGATATCAGCGATGTGGTTTTGTTTGCTGATGGTATCTCACCCGCACAAAGTGGAGTGAAGCTGTAA
- a CDS encoding EVE domain-containing protein, which yields MAYWLFKTEPDTFSIQTLRVQKTSCWEGVRNYQARNMMRDDVKLGDLVMVYHSSCKKVGVAGIAQVTREAYPDHFQFDPESDYYDPKSSPDNPRWIMVDVEFVRVTERLIPLATLKAMPELSEMPLVKRGNRLSIMPVTEQEWQAILSKEVLGSR from the coding sequence ATGGCATATTGGTTATTTAAAACAGAACCCGACACCTTTTCTATTCAAACTCTGAGAGTACAAAAAACCTCTTGTTGGGAGGGTGTACGCAACTATCAGGCTCGAAACATGATGCGTGATGACGTCAAGCTTGGAGATTTAGTGATGGTATACCACTCATCATGTAAAAAAGTTGGCGTAGCGGGGATCGCCCAAGTAACCAGAGAAGCCTACCCAGACCACTTTCAGTTCGACCCAGAGAGTGATTACTACGATCCTAAGTCTTCGCCTGATAACCCACGCTGGATTATGGTGGATGTCGAGTTTGTGCGAGTGACTGAGCGCTTGATTCCTTTGGCAACGCTTAAAGCGATGCCTGAACTGTCAGAAATGCCACTGGTAAAACGGGGCAACCGATTATCGATCATGCCGGTTACCGAACAAGAGTGGCAGGCTATATTAAGCAAAGAAGTACTGGGTTCTCGATAG
- a CDS encoding Cof-type HAD-IIB family hydrolase translates to MTIPALKDSVKIVASDLDGTLLAPNHQLSDFTKQTLTKLHGQGYTFIFATGRHHVDVAGIRKQTGIPAYMITSNGARVHDQNDNLMYAKNLPVDLVQSVVDVLKQDPEIFIHIYMNDEWLLNREDETMKNFHDQTGFTYRLYDVDNAPTEGIAKIFCTHPNQKHEHLVPFEDKLNEQFGDKLNIAFSTPWCLEVMAAEVSKGDALQAVAQSIDLELENCIAFGDGMNDVELLSMAGKGLVMGTSHEKVLKALPHNEVIGSNADDAVAHYLEKHLL, encoded by the coding sequence ATGACTATTCCTGCACTAAAAGATTCCGTGAAAATTGTTGCCTCCGATTTAGATGGTACGCTGTTAGCGCCAAACCATCAGCTCAGCGACTTTACTAAGCAGACACTCACGAAGTTACATGGACAAGGTTATACCTTTATCTTCGCTACTGGCCGACACCATGTTGATGTTGCAGGCATTCGTAAACAGACAGGCATCCCCGCTTACATGATCACCTCGAACGGCGCGCGTGTGCATGATCAAAACGACAACCTGATGTATGCCAAAAACCTGCCAGTGGATCTTGTACAAAGCGTAGTTGATGTTCTCAAACAAGACCCTGAGATCTTTATTCATATCTACATGAACGACGAATGGTTACTAAACCGTGAAGACGAAACCATGAAGAATTTCCACGATCAAACTGGTTTTACATACCGACTGTATGACGTCGACAATGCGCCGACCGAAGGCATTGCTAAAATCTTCTGTACTCACCCAAATCAAAAACATGAACACCTTGTTCCGTTCGAAGATAAATTGAACGAGCAGTTTGGTGACAAACTGAATATCGCCTTCTCAACGCCTTGGTGTTTAGAAGTAATGGCAGCAGAAGTGTCTAAGGGTGATGCGCTACAAGCCGTTGCACAATCTATAGACCTAGAACTTGAGAACTGTATTGCCTTTGGTGATGGTATGAACGATGTCGAACTCCTTTCAATGGCCGGAAAAGGCTTAGTGATGGGTACATCGCATGAGAAAGTCCTCAAAGCCTTGCCACACAATGAAGTAATTGGCAGCAACGCAGACGACGCCGTTGCTCACTACCTAGAAAAGCACCTGCTATAA
- a CDS encoding alpha/beta fold hydrolase, whose product MENHSGAPISYTQEPQFEQAIKHPIPTLWQQRKDGYVTSSGKKKLYWCSLTSPAHTKAIVISNGRIECCLKYQELFYDFYQQGYDVYSFDHQGQGQSERMVSDSDIGHIHEFDDYVSDMSDVIASFDLSKYSNRYLLAHSMGSTIATRYLQTHPNHQFDKVTLCAPMFGINTEWYFKPIAMLVGQALTAFYAKPTYAPGQQAYYSKPFENNLLSHSKVRYQWFRCLYDGSPSLQVGGPSTRWVWQGLMAAKQAIQQTRQIKIPLLLIQAGEEKIVSNDAQVKFINKLKKTNSDCLFKVIEGSRHEVLFEQDEYRNQTLDAINQFFA is encoded by the coding sequence ATGGAAAACCACAGCGGCGCCCCGATTTCGTACACGCAAGAACCTCAATTCGAGCAAGCGATTAAACACCCGATCCCCACTCTTTGGCAACAACGAAAAGATGGGTATGTAACATCATCCGGTAAAAAGAAGCTGTACTGGTGTAGCCTAACTTCTCCGGCGCACACTAAGGCCATTGTTATTTCAAATGGTCGCATCGAGTGTTGCTTAAAGTACCAAGAGCTCTTTTATGATTTCTATCAGCAAGGTTATGACGTTTATTCATTTGACCACCAAGGTCAAGGCCAGTCGGAACGTATGGTATCAGACTCTGATATTGGTCACATTCATGAGTTTGATGATTACGTTTCAGATATGTCTGACGTCATTGCCAGTTTTGATCTAAGTAAGTATTCCAATCGCTACCTGCTGGCACACTCAATGGGCAGCACCATAGCCACTCGCTACTTGCAAACTCATCCCAACCATCAGTTTGACAAAGTCACCCTGTGCGCTCCTATGTTTGGGATCAATACTGAATGGTACTTCAAGCCTATCGCAATGCTTGTTGGGCAAGCACTCACCGCTTTCTATGCCAAGCCGACTTATGCCCCCGGGCAACAGGCGTACTACTCGAAGCCCTTCGAAAATAACTTACTAAGCCACAGCAAGGTGCGTTATCAGTGGTTCCGTTGCTTATATGACGGTTCCCCTTCTTTGCAGGTTGGCGGACCAAGCACGCGTTGGGTGTGGCAAGGGTTAATGGCCGCTAAGCAAGCGATACAACAAACTCGTCAAATCAAAATCCCTCTGCTATTGATTCAAGCTGGGGAAGAGAAGATTGTGAGTAACGATGCTCAAGTGAAGTTCATCAATAAGCTGAAAAAAACCAACTCGGATTGCCTGTTTAAGGTGATTGAGGGCTCTCGACATGAGGTGCTGTTTGAGCAAGATGAATATCGCAATCAAACACTGGATGCTATTAATCAGTTTTTTGCCTAG
- the rhtB gene encoding homoserine/homoserine lactone efflux protein: MDTHVWLAYVVTAILFSLAPGSGTVNSISNGLSYGTKKSLASIVGLQLGLAFHIMLVGAGIGALVAKSALAFTIIKWVGVVYLLWLGIQKWRDKSSLVASEEKSTLSSGKLLRNAVLINLTNPKSIVFLVALFPQFIDPTQPQAPQLLVLGVTTVFIDSVVMLGYTSLASQMGRFIRSDRIMGKINKIFGGMFMGCGALLAAAKA; this comes from the coding sequence ATGGATACTCATGTTTGGCTTGCTTATGTCGTCACTGCGATTTTGTTTAGTTTGGCACCGGGCTCAGGAACGGTTAACTCAATCAGCAATGGGCTAAGTTATGGTACTAAGAAGTCACTTGCGTCGATCGTAGGCTTACAGCTCGGTCTTGCATTTCATATTATGCTGGTGGGCGCGGGTATTGGTGCACTAGTGGCAAAATCCGCCTTGGCATTCACCATCATCAAATGGGTGGGCGTGGTTTATCTTCTATGGTTAGGCATTCAAAAGTGGCGTGATAAGTCTAGCTTGGTGGCTTCAGAAGAAAAATCAACGCTATCGAGTGGCAAGCTGCTCAGAAATGCAGTGCTTATCAATTTGACTAACCCAAAATCTATCGTGTTCTTAGTTGCTCTGTTTCCGCAATTTATCGATCCGACACAACCGCAAGCACCGCAGTTGTTGGTGCTCGGAGTGACCACTGTATTTATTGATAGCGTGGTTATGTTGGGTTACACCTCATTAGCTTCACAAATGGGACGTTTTATTCGCTCAGATCGCATAATGGGTAAGATAAATAAAATATTTGGTGGTATGTTCATGGGCTGCGGCGCTTTGCTGGCTGCTGCCAAAGCTTAA
- a CDS encoding EAL and HDOD domain-containing protein produces MTATYVARQPILNRNKNTLGYELLFRDGDRNAYPAHIESNRATYRLIVENFLSVGLNPSIPSSRCFINFPYQSLIRRLPMSLPKDKVVVEILETCQPTDELLEVIKELYQAGYMIALDDFTSTPEWERFLQYTHIVKLDIMQMGLDAACELVKKHEGKKYSFLAERVETEQEFQQAKEAGFKFFQGYFFSKPEIIKTKYISPEQVIAMELFQEVCKPDVDFQRVESIVAKDIALSYKLLRFVNTMSPRLEVTISSFRQALVYLGQEKLKMFVSLAVASYVSDKKPKELYGLSLQRAQFCQRMSRYQVFAGHTEQAFMIGLFSLLDALLDLSLENLVEQLPLCKSIKVALLRREGPYGTLLALEESFEHADWQQMDEHCAHLGLSVEQVKTELTEARRWSHNVTNQL; encoded by the coding sequence ATGACCGCTACGTACGTTGCTCGACAACCTATCTTAAACCGTAACAAGAACACGCTTGGTTATGAGCTGCTGTTTCGTGACGGTGATAGGAATGCCTACCCCGCGCATATTGAGTCTAATCGAGCAACGTATCGCCTGATCGTTGAAAACTTCTTGTCCGTTGGGCTTAACCCTTCGATCCCATCTTCACGCTGCTTTATTAATTTTCCGTATCAAAGCTTGATTCGTCGTCTTCCAATGAGCTTACCGAAAGATAAGGTCGTAGTTGAGATTCTTGAAACTTGCCAACCGACCGATGAGCTATTAGAGGTAATTAAAGAGCTTTATCAAGCAGGGTATATGATTGCCCTAGATGACTTTACTTCGACACCTGAGTGGGAACGTTTCCTTCAATATACGCATATTGTTAAGCTTGATATCATGCAGATGGGGTTGGATGCGGCGTGTGAGTTAGTCAAAAAGCACGAAGGGAAGAAGTATAGTTTTCTTGCTGAGCGGGTTGAAACGGAACAAGAGTTCCAACAAGCGAAAGAAGCAGGTTTTAAGTTTTTCCAAGGCTATTTCTTTAGTAAGCCAGAAATCATAAAGACTAAGTATATTAGCCCAGAGCAAGTGATAGCGATGGAGCTATTCCAGGAAGTCTGTAAGCCTGATGTCGACTTCCAACGTGTCGAAAGCATCGTCGCGAAAGACATTGCCTTATCTTATAAACTACTGCGCTTTGTGAACACTATGTCACCCCGCCTTGAGGTCACCATCTCTTCATTTCGTCAGGCCTTGGTTTATTTAGGGCAAGAGAAACTGAAAATGTTTGTCTCGCTAGCAGTAGCGTCTTATGTCTCTGATAAAAAGCCCAAAGAACTGTATGGCCTGTCTTTGCAGCGTGCACAGTTTTGCCAGCGCATGTCTCGTTACCAGGTATTTGCAGGGCACACTGAGCAGGCGTTTATGATTGGTTTGTTCTCGTTGCTTGATGCGCTGCTCGACTTGTCGTTAGAGAATTTAGTTGAGCAACTGCCTTTGTGTAAAAGTATCAAGGTGGCTCTGCTACGTAGAGAAGGGCCATATGGAACCTTGCTGGCCCTTGAAGAGAGCTTTGAACATGCCGATTGGCAGCAGATGGATGAGCACTGTGCTCATTTAGGATTGAGTGTGGAACAGGTTAAAACTGAGCTCACCGAAGCTCGACGCTGGAGTCATAACGTAACCAATCAGCTCTGA
- a CDS encoding metalloregulator ArsR/SmtB family transcription factor, with the protein MLPHQFFKLLSDETRVRCLMLIVRNECLSVGELTQALQESQPKVSRHLAQLRSNGILTDVRQGQWVFYRLSQDLPGWMLKLIDDLIASNCLKTEYQQDTERLEAMTSRPQCCV; encoded by the coding sequence ATGCTTCCTCACCAATTTTTTAAATTACTGTCCGATGAAACGCGAGTGCGTTGCTTAATGTTGATCGTTCGCAATGAGTGCTTATCGGTTGGTGAGTTGACTCAGGCATTGCAAGAAAGTCAGCCAAAGGTTTCACGCCATCTTGCGCAGTTGCGTTCAAACGGCATTTTGACTGATGTTCGCCAGGGGCAGTGGGTGTTTTACCGCCTGTCACAAGATTTACCAGGTTGGATGCTAAAGTTAATTGATGACCTTATCGCATCGAACTGTTTGAAAACTGAATACCAACAAGACACTGAGCGCTTAGAAGCCATGACTTCACGCCCTCAATGTTGCGTTTAA
- a CDS encoding ArsJ-associated glyceraldehyde-3-phosphate dehydrogenase, which produces MTVKVGINGFGRIGRLALRAAFDWAELEFVQINDVAGDTATLAHLLEFDSVQGRWNHEVAVEGDEMIINGQRIRTTQERDIDAIDWSGCDVVLEATGVHRKASFLNKYLEQGVKRVVVSAPVKEEGIANIVVGVNDAIFDPAVHKIVTAASCTTNCLAPVVKVINENLGIENAAFTTIHDLTNTQTILDAPHKDLRRARACGMSLIPTTTGSAKAIVEIFPELENRINGHAVRVPLANASLTDIIFEVKQDTTAEEVNAMLKEASENELKGILGFEERPLVSIDYKGDQRSTIVDALSTMLVGKRMVKIYAWYDNEMGYATRTAELVRTVGLA; this is translated from the coding sequence ATGACAGTCAAAGTAGGTATCAATGGTTTTGGTCGTATCGGCCGTTTAGCACTTCGCGCAGCATTCGATTGGGCTGAGCTAGAGTTTGTTCAGATTAACGATGTGGCTGGCGATACAGCGACACTGGCTCACTTGCTTGAGTTCGATTCTGTTCAAGGTCGCTGGAATCACGAAGTCGCAGTTGAAGGCGATGAGATGATCATCAACGGTCAACGCATTAGAACTACGCAAGAGCGCGACATCGATGCGATCGATTGGTCTGGTTGCGATGTTGTTCTTGAAGCGACCGGTGTTCACCGTAAGGCATCTTTCCTAAATAAATACCTTGAGCAAGGTGTGAAGCGCGTTGTGGTATCGGCGCCAGTGAAAGAAGAAGGCATTGCAAACATCGTTGTCGGTGTGAATGACGCTATCTTCGATCCAGCGGTACATAAAATCGTAACCGCAGCATCTTGTACAACCAACTGTCTCGCGCCAGTGGTTAAAGTGATCAACGAGAACCTGGGTATCGAAAATGCAGCTTTCACCACTATTCACGATCTAACCAATACGCAAACTATTCTTGATGCGCCCCATAAAGACTTACGTCGTGCTCGTGCATGTGGCATGAGCCTTATCCCAACAACGACAGGCAGCGCTAAAGCGATTGTTGAAATCTTCCCAGAGCTTGAAAACCGTATCAACGGCCACGCGGTTCGTGTACCACTAGCGAATGCTTCTCTGACCGACATCATCTTCGAAGTGAAACAAGACACCACAGCAGAAGAAGTTAACGCGATGCTCAAAGAAGCGTCTGAGAATGAATTGAAAGGCATTCTTGGCTTTGAAGAGCGTCCATTGGTTTCTATCGATTATAAAGGCGATCAACGCTCAACTATCGTGGATGCACTATCAACCATGCTAGTCGGTAAGCGTATGGTTAAGATCTACGCTTGGTACGACAACGAGATGGGTTACGCAACGCGTACCGCTGAGCTAGTACGTACAGTCGGCCTTGCATAA
- a CDS encoding cyclin-dependent kinase inhibitor 3 family protein, translated as MTHPTWQLDLDTGALVLTPCPGTKEADLDASLAQLKAQGVEAIVTALDSEELASKNVSELGEKAQALGMQWFQIEIEDDCAPGTDFAAKWQAASPALHQVVDNGGKVAMHCMGGSGRTGLLAAHLLLEKSWDMSKIVQEVQALRPGAFTKPIQVEYINGVASA; from the coding sequence ATGACACACCCAACATGGCAACTAGATTTAGACACTGGTGCGTTAGTGCTTACTCCGTGCCCAGGCACTAAGGAAGCTGACTTAGATGCATCTCTAGCGCAACTTAAAGCGCAAGGCGTGGAAGCGATTGTGACAGCTTTAGACAGTGAAGAACTGGCGAGCAAGAACGTATCTGAGCTAGGCGAGAAAGCGCAAGCACTAGGCATGCAGTGGTTCCAAATCGAAATCGAAGACGATTGTGCACCAGGTACTGATTTTGCTGCGAAATGGCAAGCGGCGAGCCCTGCGCTACACCAAGTTGTGGATAACGGCGGCAAGGTAGCGATGCACTGCATGGGCGGTTCTGGTCGCACTGGCTTATTGGCTGCACACCTACTGCTAGAGAAGAGCTGGGACATGAGCAAGATTGTTCAAGAAGTGCAGGCACTGCGTCCGGGCGCATTTACTAAGCCTATTCAGGTTGAGTATATCAACGGCGTAGCTTCTGCGTAG
- the arsJ gene encoding organoarsenical effux MFS transporter ArsJ, which produces MFSNLSKSVRQYMLVTFNYWNFTITDGALRMLVVLYFYDLGYSSFEIASLFLFYEFFGVVTNLIGGWLGARLGLNKTMNIGLGMQVVALGMLAVPTAMLTIPWVMAAQALSGIAKDLNKMSAKSSIKTLVPDEQQGALYKWIAILTGSKNALKGAGFFIGGLLLSTIGFQYAVLAMAAVLTLVFIGSLVSLEADMGKAKTKPKFKQIFSKSESINILSAARMFLFGARDVWFVIALPIYLGSVFGWDHSWVGGFLAAWTIAYGFVQGIAPKITGKAQGKVPDGHAALLWAGALAIVTAGIAYAVQIGWQPELVIIGGLMVFGAIFAVNSSLHSYLIVSYAKGDGVSLDVGFYYMANAMGRLIGTILSGLVFQIAGLSACLWVSFAFLAITTVISLRLPKVPQTSAA; this is translated from the coding sequence ATGTTTTCAAATCTAAGTAAGAGCGTTCGCCAATACATGTTGGTGACCTTCAACTACTGGAATTTCACCATTACGGATGGTGCACTTCGTATGCTGGTGGTTTTGTATTTTTACGATCTTGGCTACAGTTCGTTCGAAATCGCTTCACTGTTCCTTTTCTATGAATTCTTTGGTGTGGTGACTAACCTAATCGGTGGTTGGTTAGGGGCGCGTCTTGGCCTCAATAAGACCATGAATATCGGTTTAGGGATGCAAGTTGTCGCCTTGGGCATGCTGGCGGTGCCAACCGCAATGTTGACCATTCCTTGGGTAATGGCGGCGCAGGCCTTGTCTGGTATCGCTAAAGATCTCAATAAGATGAGTGCTAAAAGCTCGATTAAAACCTTAGTCCCAGATGAGCAGCAAGGTGCGCTTTATAAGTGGATTGCGATTCTAACCGGATCTAAGAATGCACTGAAAGGTGCAGGGTTCTTTATCGGTGGCTTACTGCTTTCGACGATTGGTTTCCAATACGCAGTGCTCGCGATGGCTGCTGTGCTGACATTGGTGTTCATTGGCAGTTTAGTGAGCTTAGAAGCAGACATGGGCAAAGCGAAAACCAAGCCTAAGTTCAAACAGATCTTCTCTAAGTCTGAATCCATCAATATCTTGTCGGCTGCGCGTATGTTCCTGTTTGGTGCTCGTGATGTTTGGTTTGTGATTGCTTTGCCAATTTATCTAGGCAGTGTGTTTGGTTGGGACCACTCATGGGTGGGTGGCTTCTTAGCGGCTTGGACCATTGCATACGGTTTTGTGCAGGGCATTGCGCCTAAGATTACTGGTAAAGCACAAGGTAAGGTGCCTGATGGTCATGCAGCGCTACTATGGGCGGGTGCATTGGCTATTGTGACTGCCGGTATCGCCTATGCGGTGCAAATTGGCTGGCAACCAGAGCTAGTTATCATCGGTGGATTGATGGTATTTGGTGCTATCTTTGCGGTGAACTCATCACTTCACTCATACCTGATTGTGAGTTATGCGAAAGGAGATGGGGTGTCTCTTGATGTCGGTTTCTACTACATGGCAAACGCGATGGGCCGTTTGATTGGTACGATATTATCAGGCTTGGTCTTCCAAATAGCCGGTTTGTCTGCGTGTTTGTGGGTCTCCTTCGCGTTCTTAGCGATCACGACGGTGATCTCTTTGCGGTTACCGAAAGTGCCGCAAACGTCAGCGGCATAA
- a CDS encoding acyltransferase, protein MKQRILFFDLARCVAAIAVIAIHVLAPYRNELSTIPFGEWLTAITVNGFSRWAVPVFILITGALMLSDQRPFDAKYYLKRRLGKVLIPFIVWSLFYTYLSGWSLMGFDAAVSWDVLLNSYHHYTYYHLGFFYYFIPLYFVIPFLQIMVRKYGDRSVYAFTAVWLFTTLLFLLKIDGPWSHELWLYTGYLPLGYLLYKIVPLNKMTVGVSVLLGGLALLTTVYMVVDASLVAEEYTVGRWLSYKTLNTVLAASMVFMVCRYYGEGLSEKSNQVVGFISKHSLGIYLLHPIFLWPMKEFGWYQGHPAWVIPLWIVISGAGALWMSWLVSKSEKTRWLLP, encoded by the coding sequence ATGAAGCAGCGAATTCTCTTTTTTGACTTAGCACGATGTGTCGCGGCCATAGCCGTTATCGCGATTCATGTTTTGGCGCCTTATCGCAATGAATTAAGCACCATTCCTTTCGGTGAGTGGCTGACCGCTATTACGGTGAATGGTTTCAGTCGCTGGGCGGTGCCGGTGTTCATCTTGATTACTGGTGCTCTGATGCTAAGTGATCAGCGCCCGTTTGATGCCAAGTATTACCTTAAGCGCCGTCTGGGCAAGGTACTGATCCCATTCATTGTTTGGTCGCTTTTCTATACCTACCTATCAGGTTGGTCGCTAATGGGCTTCGATGCTGCCGTCAGTTGGGATGTGCTACTCAATAGCTATCATCACTATACCTACTATCACCTTGGTTTTTTCTATTACTTCATCCCACTCTACTTTGTGATTCCTTTTTTACAGATCATGGTCAGAAAGTACGGTGATAGATCTGTCTATGCCTTTACGGCGGTATGGTTGTTCACAACGTTATTGTTCTTATTGAAAATCGATGGCCCTTGGAGTCACGAATTGTGGTTGTACACCGGGTACTTACCGTTGGGCTACTTGCTGTATAAGATTGTTCCACTTAACAAGATGACAGTTGGCGTGAGTGTGTTACTTGGTGGATTAGCGTTACTGACCACGGTTTACATGGTGGTTGATGCAAGCTTGGTCGCAGAAGAGTACACGGTAGGGCGTTGGTTATCTTACAAGACGTTGAATACGGTATTAGCAGCGAGCATGGTGTTCATGGTGTGCCGTTACTATGGTGAAGGCTTGTCTGAGAAGAGCAATCAAGTGGTTGGTTTTATCAGTAAACACAGCTTAGGTATTTATCTGCTGCACCCGATTTTCTTGTGGCCAATGAAAGAGTTCGGTTGGTACCAAGGACATCCAGCCTGGGTTATTCCTCTATGGATTGTGATCAGCGGAGCTGGCGCGTTATGGATGAGCTGGTTGGTCTCTAAGTCAGAGAAAACACGTTGGTTATTGCCTTAG